The following coding sequences lie in one Nitrososphaerota archaeon genomic window:
- a CDS encoding ERCC4 domain-containing protein, with the protein MILIDYREKESGIPRILMNKNIPISFENLEIGDYIIGDIVIERKTSKDFIASIFDGRIFEQANKITSFTNKSILLIEGNLNNELEYIKNKNSIYGALLSLILSYNFKIIYSNDTEETANILEIIHKHGKYEKINKTFIKPKKKTDSIAEQQINIIASIPFIGEKYAERLLKNLKTIKNIVNATPQTLTLLANIPPKNAHKIWLILNKEYET; encoded by the coding sequence ATGATATTAATAGATTATAGAGAAAAAGAAAGTGGAATTCCAAGAATATTAATGAATAAAAATATTCCTATTAGTTTTGAAAATTTAGAAATAGGAGATTATATTATTGGAGATATTGTTATAGAAAGAAAAACTTCTAAAGATTTTATTGCTTCAATTTTTGATGGAAGAATATTTGAACAAGCAAATAAAATTACTTCTTTTACAAATAAATCAATATTATTAATTGAAGGAAATTTAAATAATGAATTAGAATATATTAAAAATAAAAATTCAATATATGGAGCCTTGTTAAGCTTAATTTTAAGTTATAATTTTAAAATAATTTATTCTAATGATACAGAAGAAACAGCAAATATTTTAGAAATTATTCATAAACATGGAAAATATGAAAAAATAAATAAAACATTCATTAAACCTAAGAAAAAGACGGATAGTATTGCAGAACAGCAAATAAATATTATAGCTTCTATTCCTTTTATTGGAGAAAAATATGCTGAAAGATTATTAAAAAATTTAAAAACTATAAAGAATATAGTTAATGCTACTCCACAAACTTTAACATTATTAGCTAATATTCCTCCAAAGAATGCTCATAAAATATGGTTGATTTTAAATAAAGAATATGAGACTTAA
- a CDS encoding Clp1/GlmU family protein, whose protein sequence is MNIMNLNINKGSTLFIKGPASLILKTGVLNAFDYIIPIRKNIIIRPYRAIPFYAMEDSSVDVRIKNNEDIFIFNEDLIPKDWREKADEIIKNSKSTIIFGGIDSGKTSFCCLLLNRCIKNKNKVFLMDIDPGQSNIGPPTMISVSKVNEPTLDIFKFNVFNAYPIGYTSPSYCIDLCISNISKLLKEIRDYGFDFLVIDSDGWINGMDAVKYKLKILEICSPDNVIVLENTSNIFKEELKKVGVNFLEISSPKNIFARNMDARKKIREFSYGKYLFGGCIRAIQSSWIKISFIDKNKEQSMEEYLSDLSKKIEQIEKPEIENKISNIKKGLLSYLYDYSDKFIGIALTLDFDKKKKFLKIYTNVKSSIAKIIIGNMILDSEGKEICQEIIKQ, encoded by the coding sequence ATGAATATTATGAATTTAAATATTAATAAAGGTTCAACTCTCTTTATTAAAGGTCCTGCATCTCTTATACTTAAAACTGGAGTATTAAATGCTTTTGATTATATTATTCCAATTAGAAAAAATATAATTATTCGTCCATATAGAGCAATACCTTTTTATGCGATGGAAGATAGTTCAGTTGATGTAAGAATTAAAAATAATGAAGATATCTTTATTTTTAATGAAGATTTAATTCCAAAAGACTGGCGAGAAAAAGCTGATGAAATAATTAAAAATAGTAAAAGCACAATTATTTTTGGAGGGATAGATTCTGGAAAAACTTCTTTTTGTTGCTTATTATTAAATAGATGTATAAAAAACAAGAATAAAGTATTTCTTATGGATATTGATCCTGGTCAATCAAATATTGGGCCACCTACAATGATAAGTGTCTCTAAAGTAAATGAACCTACCTTGGATATTTTCAAATTTAATGTTTTTAATGCCTATCCTATAGGATATACTAGCCCATCATATTGTATTGATTTATGTATTTCAAATATTTCTAAACTTTTAAAAGAGATTAGAGATTATGGTTTTGATTTTCTTGTGATAGATTCTGATGGATGGATTAATGGAATGGATGCTGTAAAATATAAATTAAAAATTTTAGAAATATGCTCTCCAGATAATGTTATTGTTTTAGAAAATACAAGTAATATTTTTAAAGAAGAATTAAAAAAAGTCGGAGTAAATTTTTTAGAAATAAGCTCTCCTAAAAATATTTTTGCAAGAAATATGGATGCTAGAAAAAAAATACGCGAATTTTCTTATGGAAAATATTTATTTGGTGGATGCATTAGAGCTATTCAATCCTCATGGATTAAAATATCTTTTATTGATAAAAATAAAGAGCAATCAATGGAAGAATATTTATCCGATTTATCTAAAAAAATAGAGCAAATAGAAAAACCAGAAATTGAAAATAAAATAAGTAATATTAAAAAAGGTTTATTATCTTATCTTTACGATTATTCAGATAAATTTATAGGAATAGCTCTTACCTTAGATTTTGATAAAAAGAAGAAATTTTTAAAAATTTATACTAATGTAAAATCTAGCATAGCTAAAATAATTATAGGAAATATGATTTTAGATAGCGAAGGTAAAGAAATTTGTCAAGAAATAATTAAACAATAA
- a CDS encoding preprotein translocase subunit Sec61beta, translating to MSRRKRKEAPIPSSAAGLLRFFEEETKGFKIPPIVIIILSFTLIAMILILQRIAPI from the coding sequence ATGAGTCGTAGAAAAAGAAAAGAAGCACCCATACCTTCTTCAGCAGCAGGATTATTAAGATTTTTTGAAGAAGAAACAAAAGGTTTTAAAATACCTCCTATAGTAATAATAATTCTCTCATTTACATTAATAGCAATGATTTTAATTCTTCAGAGAATCGCCCCAATATAA
- a CDS encoding MazG nucleotide pyrophosphohydrolase domain-containing protein, translated as MNIKEFQEKMREIYFEKDYKRGINETFKLLVKEVNELGEGIFKKDVENIKSEVADVLAWLASLCNLLNIDLEEVALEKYNDKCPKCGLKPCLCKK; from the coding sequence TTGAATATTAAAGAATTTCAAGAAAAAATGAGAGAAATATATTTTGAAAAAGATTATAAAAGAGGGATAAATGAAACATTCAAACTATTAGTTAAAGAAGTAAATGAATTAGGCGAAGGTATATTTAAAAAAGATGTAGAAAATATTAAAAGTGAAGTTGCAGATGTATTAGCTTGGCTTGCAAGTTTATGTAATCTTTTGAATATAGATTTAGAAGAAGTTGCTTTAGAAAAGTATAATGATAAATGCCCAAAATGTGGTTTGAAACCTTGTTTATGTAAAAAGTAA
- a CDS encoding winged helix-turn-helix domain-containing protein produces the protein MFEEIDPRAYLQKIRNNKKGIKTRSKIIKILKRNNKLTIKEISKTISRSRTVIRRHLKNLEREGIIIKNKTGKTNIYSLSGIGQRQIEEVI, from the coding sequence ATGTTTGAAGAAATAGATCCAAGAGCTTATCTTCAAAAAATTAGAAATAATAAAAAAGGAATAAAAACACGTTCAAAGATAATAAAAATTTTAAAAAGGAATAATAAACTTACTATAAAAGAAATATCTAAAACAATATCAAGGTCAAGAACAGTAATAAGAAGACATTTGAAAAATTTAGAAAGAGAAGGAATAATAATAAAAAATAAAACAGGAAAAACTAATATATACTCATTATCAGGAATTGGACAAAGACAAATAGAAGAGGTAATCTAG
- a CDS encoding DNA polymerase II large subunit: MERYQEYFSTILKEAKECYDIANKVRSILNSPTSEVEVKYAYDSAERVEFLVGPPKIAEKIRELNKKMTRDLLAFKIAEYIVYSLLGKKNDEEIIHQALSTALAVLTPPCITAAPSEGISGVKIKKNLDGSNYLAVYFAGPIRSAGGTELAVVIVLADYIRRLFGLSKYIPTNEEIWRFIEELRIYSRRVSRFQFPIMEKLIEIALRNVPIEITGIPTDKILVPSFRNLPRIETNYLRGGALRVVNDGIIGRSRKVLKIVRDMNLTGWDWIETLIKEGINASNEGHGIEEYLEEVVGGRPVFSSSNIFGGLRIRYGRARGTGMATIGLHPITIKILKGYLVTGTQIKIDYPGKGATISPVSSIHPPIVLTNNGDVIKLDTLNKFNETSGKIDKILFLGDVLISIGDIIENNAILKPPGYCEEWWALEFKNKIENIFGSYDGASKKLLIPKSRLITLINHPLNFKPSIEEAIKISYLLKITLHPNYLFFWENISIEEFIQLRNWFSKIIKERKFKISKNYIEFSLNLNIKKIFEKILMEHNIREDKIITSTDNFKSLIFCLLPLRNISISFENKKTVYEIISSLLGFKFREKAGSFISARMGRPEKAGPRKMSPPPNILFPIGLEGGATRDIFSAAKNGKIINVELAKRKCIKCGEITWKNKCIICNSPTFIFGTCEKCGEEYNDPKIENCSKCGSKIIFSKIFQINIEEELKNIFSKINYIPSRIKGVQGLTSKTKCPEILEKGILRAKYELYVYKDGVTRFDSTNAPLTHFTPAEINTSIQKLIELGYSYDINGNMLISKHQICELKIQDIIIPLKAAEYLVKVSKFIDEILVKLCNMPPYYKCNKPSDLIGKLVVGLSPHTYVGVIGRVIGFTESNVCFAHPLWHAAKRRDCDGDEDSIMLLLDVLINYSNLYIPDKIGGKMDSPILVTPIIDPNEVDEQAHNLDIAWNYPLEFYIKASKGYHINEVQKILITIKNKLNTSMEKYFGYGFTHPQNEIITEEKESVYKKFVSMEEKIIQQLALTNMLSSIKTNEVAEKILLSHLLPDIIGNARAFFSQSFRCSKCNTKYRRLPLTLKCEKCGKELLQTVSRKSIEKYINIISSFLEKYTLNEYVKDHVLLTLENIKSSFKEDYEKVSKMEKMTTQISLEDFV, encoded by the coding sequence ATGGAAAGATATCAAGAATATTTTTCAACAATTTTAAAAGAAGCTAAAGAATGTTATGATATAGCTAATAAAGTTAGAAGTATTCTCAATTCTCCAACTAGTGAAGTAGAAGTGAAATATGCTTATGATTCTGCTGAAAGAGTCGAGTTTTTAGTAGGCCCACCAAAAATTGCTGAAAAAATAAGAGAATTGAATAAGAAAATGACTAGAGATTTACTTGCATTTAAAATTGCTGAATATATTGTATATAGCTTACTTGGTAAAAAGAATGATGAAGAAATTATTCATCAAGCTCTTTCAACAGCTTTAGCTGTTCTTACTCCTCCATGTATTACAGCTGCTCCTTCAGAAGGTATATCAGGAGTAAAAATAAAAAAGAATCTCGATGGCTCAAATTATTTAGCTGTATATTTTGCTGGACCAATAAGGTCTGCTGGTGGAACTGAACTTGCAGTAGTAATTGTTTTAGCCGATTATATACGTCGTTTATTTGGTTTATCAAAATATATTCCAACAAATGAAGAAATATGGCGCTTTATAGAAGAACTTAGAATATATAGTAGAAGAGTTTCTCGTTTTCAATTTCCAATAATGGAAAAACTTATTGAAATAGCTTTAAGGAATGTTCCTATAGAAATTACAGGTATTCCAACAGATAAAATTTTGGTCCCATCTTTTAGAAATTTACCTAGAATAGAAACAAATTATCTTAGAGGAGGAGCTTTAAGAGTTGTAAATGATGGAATTATTGGAAGATCTAGAAAAGTTTTGAAAATTGTTAGAGATATGAATTTAACTGGATGGGATTGGATTGAAACATTGATAAAAGAGGGAATAAATGCTTCAAACGAAGGCCATGGAATAGAGGAATATTTAGAAGAAGTTGTAGGCGGTAGACCTGTATTTAGTTCATCAAATATTTTTGGTGGATTAAGAATTAGGTATGGAAGAGCTAGAGGAACAGGAATGGCCACTATAGGCTTGCATCCAATAACAATTAAAATTCTTAAAGGATATTTAGTAACAGGGACACAAATAAAGATTGATTACCCAGGAAAAGGTGCTACAATATCACCTGTATCTTCAATTCATCCACCAATAGTTTTAACAAATAATGGAGATGTAATTAAACTAGATACGCTTAATAAATTTAATGAAACTTCTGGAAAAATAGATAAAATACTCTTCTTAGGTGATGTATTAATCTCTATTGGTGATATTATAGAAAATAATGCTATTTTAAAACCTCCAGGATATTGCGAAGAATGGTGGGCTTTAGAATTTAAAAATAAAATTGAAAATATTTTTGGATCGTATGATGGAGCATCCAAAAAGTTATTAATACCAAAAAGTCGTTTAATAACATTAATTAATCATCCTCTTAATTTTAAGCCATCTATAGAAGAAGCTATAAAAATAAGCTATTTATTAAAAATCACTCTCCATCCTAATTATTTATTCTTTTGGGAAAATATTTCAATTGAAGAATTTATTCAATTAAGAAATTGGTTTTCAAAAATTATTAAAGAGAGAAAATTTAAAATATCAAAAAATTATATAGAATTTTCACTCAATTTAAACATTAAAAAAATTTTTGAAAAGATTTTAATGGAACATAATATTAGAGAAGATAAGATAATTACTTCAACTGATAATTTTAAATCATTAATTTTCTGTCTTTTACCATTAAGAAATATAAGCATTTCATTCGAAAATAAAAAAACTGTTTATGAAATAATTTCATCATTATTAGGTTTTAAGTTTAGAGAAAAAGCAGGTTCTTTCATAAGTGCTAGAATGGGTAGGCCTGAGAAAGCAGGCCCTAGAAAAATGTCCCCACCACCGAACATACTATTTCCAATAGGTTTGGAGGGAGGGGCAACAAGAGACATATTTTCTGCTGCAAAAAATGGAAAAATAATAAACGTTGAACTTGCTAAAAGAAAATGTATAAAATGCGGAGAAATAACATGGAAGAATAAATGTATTATTTGTAATTCCCCTACTTTTATCTTTGGTACATGTGAAAAATGTGGTGAAGAATATAATGATCCAAAAATAGAGAATTGTTCAAAATGTGGTAGCAAAATAATTTTTTCTAAAATATTTCAAATAAATATTGAAGAAGAATTAAAAAATATTTTCTCTAAAATTAATTATATTCCTTCAAGAATTAAAGGAGTTCAAGGCTTAACAAGCAAAACAAAATGCCCAGAAATTTTAGAAAAAGGAATTTTAAGAGCAAAATATGAATTATATGTATATAAAGATGGTGTGACAAGATTTGATTCTACAAATGCTCCTTTAACTCATTTTACTCCAGCTGAGATAAATACTTCGATTCAAAAACTTATCGAATTAGGTTATTCGTATGATATAAATGGTAACATGCTTATATCGAAGCATCAAATATGTGAATTAAAAATACAAGATATAATAATACCTTTAAAAGCAGCCGAATATTTAGTTAAAGTTTCAAAATTCATAGATGAAATTTTAGTGAAACTTTGTAACATGCCACCATACTATAAATGTAATAAACCAAGTGATCTTATAGGAAAATTGGTTGTGGGATTATCTCCACATACATATGTTGGAGTAATAGGAAGAGTAATTGGTTTCACAGAATCAAATGTATGTTTTGCTCATCCACTATGGCATGCGGCAAAAAGAAGAGATTGTGATGGCGATGAAGATAGCATAATGCTATTACTTGATGTCTTAATAAATTATTCAAATTTATATATTCCAGATAAGATAGGGGGTAAAATGGATTCGCCAATTTTAGTAACACCAATAATCGACCCGAACGAAGTAGATGAACAGGCTCATAATCTTGATATAGCTTGGAATTATCCATTAGAATTCTATATTAAAGCAAGCAAGGGATATCATATTAATGAAGTACAAAAAATATTAATAACTATAAAAAATAAATTAAACACTTCTATGGAAAAATATTTTGGATATGGTTTTACTCATCCTCAAAATGAAATAATTACTGAAGAAAAGGAATCCGTATATAAGAAATTTGTTTCAATGGAAGAGAAAATTATTCAGCAACTTGCTTTAACAAATATGCTTTCTTCAATAAAAACAAACGAAGTAGCCGAAAAAATTCTCTTATCACACTTATTGCCAGATATCATAGGAAATGCAAGAGCGTTCTTTTCACAAAGTTTTAGATGTAGTAAATGTAATACTAAATATAGGCGTTTACCGCTTACATTAAAATGTGAAAAATGTGGTAAAGAATTATTACAAACAGTTTCGAGAAAAAGTATTGAAAAATATATTAATATAATATCTTCTTTTCTTGAAAAATATACTCTTAATGAATATGTTAAAGATCATGTATTACTTACATTAGAAAACATTAAGTCAAGTTTTAAAGAAGATTATGAGAAAGTTTCGAAGATGGAAAAAATGACGACTCAAATTTCTTTAGAAGATTTTGTATGA
- a CDS encoding LAGLIDADG family homing endonuclease yields MRAPHYFREKIGEMPHLIAFNECNSSMIFQYTNALPLFTQIIAPTTFLGFKSQHPQQYGGGVFMSVVGINNMSKEGERQRYLPLEIRLQMYDDVIELRKQGLTYKDIQRKIYEKYGMQLPQSTINDWINRRHKPLRNVNIFDGKPSPKLSFIIGVIFSDGSKRFDGKGYRLRLGVIDKEFAEEFGKALAKVLGKKEPYKPFWNKSRKEWVVEIYSILLYKFLDRPLEELKPYIEHSKKTVSAFLRALFDGEGSMYKYRRKLIIYNTNKELLNYVKYLLKKYFNIDATGPHLAIKSGKVVHFPNEKITKTTKDYYYLYTCTNSLFNFYKYIGFTIKRKQQNLIKAIKQ; encoded by the coding sequence TTGAGGGCCCCTCACTACTTTAGAGAGAAAATAGGGGAGATGCCACATTTGATTGCTTTTAATGAATGCAATAGTTCAATGATTTTTCAATATACAAATGCTCTTCCTCTTTTTACTCAGATAATTGCACCAACTACTTTTCTTGGGTTCAAATCCCAACACCCCCAACAATATGGGGGTGGTGTTTTTATGAGTGTAGTTGGTATAAATAATATGAGTAAGGAGGGGGAGAGACAAAGATATTTGCCATTGGAAATAAGATTGCAGATGTATGATGATGTCATTGAACTAAGAAAGCAAGGATTAACTTACAAAGATATTCAAAGAAAAATCTATGAAAAATATGGAATGCAATTACCTCAATCTACTATTAATGATTGGATCAATAGAAGGCATAAACCACTTAGAAATGTTAATATATTTGATGGCAAACCCTCGCCAAAGCTAAGTTTTATTATTGGAGTAATATTTAGTGATGGTAGCAAACGCTTTGATGGTAAAGGTTATCGCCTACGATTAGGTGTTATCGATAAAGAATTTGCTGAAGAATTTGGAAAAGCTTTAGCTAAAGTATTAGGAAAAAAAGAACCTTATAAACCGTTTTGGAATAAAAGCAGAAAAGAATGGGTAGTAGAAATATATAGTATTCTACTTTATAAATTCTTAGATAGACCATTAGAAGAACTAAAGCCATACATTGAACATTCTAAGAAGACTGTTTCTGCATTTCTAAGAGCATTATTTGATGGTGAAGGTTCGATGTATAAATACCGACGAAAGTTAATAATTTATAATACAAATAAAGAACTATTAAATTACGTTAAATATCTATTAAAGAAATACTTTAATATTGATGCTACAGGACCACATTTAGCAATAAAGAGTGGAAAAGTTGTCCATTTTCCGAATGAAAAAATTACAAAGACTACTAAAGATTATTACTATCTTTACACTTGTACAAATAGTTTATTTAACTTCTATAAATACATTGGATTTACAATAAAAAGAAAGCAACAAAATTTAATCAAAGCAATTAAACAATAG
- a CDS encoding geranylgeranylglyceryl/heptaprenylglyceryl phosphate synthase, with amino-acid sequence MFEIKIGKVEKYLCEKMSKGPIHLTLMDPENINIESACKLAKEVENHGSSAIMVGGSTIYSTEEIDSFIKEIKKKINIPIIIFPNNINAVSKYADAIFFMSLLNSVEWYYIIGAQAQGALLVKKFNIEPIPLGYIVFNSDTAVAAMGRVISLPPSHGEVAVTYALAAQYLGMRFVYLEAGSGAKEPIPPKTISIVKKAVEIPIIVGGGIRDSTTALELVKAGANAIVTGTIAEEHPEKLFKIIETINKFK; translated from the coding sequence ATGTTTGAAATTAAAATTGGTAAAGTTGAAAAATATCTTTGTGAAAAAATGAGCAAGGGTCCTATACATTTAACTTTAATGGATCCTGAAAATATTAATATTGAATCTGCTTGTAAATTAGCAAAAGAAGTAGAAAATCATGGTTCTTCCGCAATAATGGTAGGAGGATCAACTATATATTCTACAGAAGAAATAGATTCCTTTATAAAAGAAATAAAGAAGAAAATTAATATTCCAATAATTATTTTTCCAAATAATATTAATGCAGTAAGCAAATATGCTGATGCTATTTTCTTTATGTCTTTACTTAATTCTGTTGAGTGGTATTATATAATTGGTGCTCAAGCTCAAGGAGCATTATTAGTTAAAAAATTTAATATTGAACCTATACCTTTAGGATATATAGTTTTTAATAGTGATACAGCTGTTGCTGCAATGGGAAGAGTTATTTCTCTTCCACCATCTCATGGAGAAGTAGCTGTTACATATGCACTAGCAGCTCAATATCTTGGAATGAGATTTGTGTATCTTGAAGCAGGTTCGGGAGCAAAGGAGCCTATTCCGCCAAAAACTATTAGTATTGTTAAAAAAGCTGTAGAAATACCAATAATTGTTGGTGGAGGAATTAGAGATTCCACTACAGCTTTAGAGCTTGTTAAAGCAGGAGCAAATGCTATAGTTACTGGAACTATTGCTGAAGAACATCCTGAAAAGCTTTTTAAAATAATTGAAACAATAAATAAATTTAAATGA
- a CDS encoding transcription elongation factor 1 family protein produces the protein MGRRRRKVIKKRVIKPPPTVFICPLCDEESVSISYNKGDEYAIVKCMKCGAEEHIKMHPNYLPVDAYCEWYDRVTKRVTTIDIEKT, from the coding sequence TTGGGACGTCGTAGAAGAAAAGTTATAAAAAAGAGAGTTATCAAGCCCCCTCCGACAGTATTTATTTGTCCATTATGCGATGAAGAATCTGTTAGTATAAGTTATAATAAAGGAGACGAATATGCTATCGTTAAATGTATGAAGTGTGGAGCAGAAGAACATATTAAAATGCATCCAAATTATTTACCAGTGGATGCTTATTGTGAATGGTATGATAGAGTTACAAAAAGAGTTACTACTATAGATATTGAAAAAACTTAA